The following is a genomic window from Liolophura sinensis isolate JHLJ2023 chromosome 10, CUHK_Ljap_v2, whole genome shotgun sequence.
CGTTGCATTCACTAGCGATGtccatgaatttatttatttatttatttatttgattggtgttttacgccgtactcaagaatatttcacttatacgacggcggccagcattatggtgggtggaaaccgggcacagctcgggggaaacacacgaccatctggaggttgctgcaagaccttcccacgtacggccggagaggaagccagcatgaactggacttgaactcacagcgaccgcattggtgagagactcctgggtcattacgctgcgctagcgcgctaacaaactgagccacagagacccccCGATGTCCATGAAAGTTGAACTTATTTTAATTCACTGATGCATATGGTGCGAGACGAAGCCAGATAATGGAACAATTACTGTATCCAGAAAATGCATTTTCGTcacaaaaattgaaatttatgaaCTGTTGGCCTTAGCAACATGCAAAAACATGTGCAACGTCTATATGGGTGCATGAAATAGCCATGAAGCAGACTGCCGGAACACACATTGCAAAACGCCGTGAATTGCTGATCTCTCTAATGTATACTACGGGTGGACATCCTGGATCTATGCTGCTATACTGGCTCTGTACAGTTCTAGTATGAAATATCAATTAATTtatgaccttcccatgtacgacagGAGAGAGAGAGCCAGCGTGAGGtagacatgaactcacagggaccgcatgcGTCTGTGGCTTCTGAAGTACTGTACTGCGCCAGCCCGCTAAGCACTGAACgtggtttgattgattgattgattgattgattgatggattgatggatggatggatggatggatttttgacgtcatacttaacaattttcggTCACATGACGAccaggaatcattaggtgtgcttacatatacatgtatactgtatcttcCATACAGtataccgccaaagtgctgccactgaaatatcatgacgaagacaccagacatgacaccctacccagtcacattatactctcacctctcagtgctgagggtcaaaccaggcagcaacaagtcccattttaaaagtctttggtattacaCCCACACTCCTCGCAGCCATCCGACGGGCGAAGCgattttaaataaaatcattatcGTCATCGTTTCGTCAATTTAAACGGCTGACATATTACTAGTTCGAAACCTAGAGTGGTAGCAGCCAGTTTTCGGCACTTaaactatgtatttatttgattggtgttttacgcaagaatatttcacatatacaacgatggccagcattatcgtggtgagaaactgggcagggccggggaggggggggggacccacgacgatccgcaagCTGGTGGCAGATCTTCAGCTCTTGAATATGTGCCATGTCCGGAAAATGTAATCCTTTGTAAcgataaaaattaattttgactCCAGAATGTGCGACAATCTACTGTCGCCTACATCTTCACGGATGGCTGTCGTACTTGCAGATGATACAGTATAATGCCATGATTTCATCATCTGTGTGTACACTTTATGACAAGTCACATTTTTTTGTATGACGTCACATTTCCCTTGTGTTGGGCCGTGCGCAGAGCAAAATGTCTGTCTGAATTAGACGCATCGTCCATTGCCCATCCTTCATACTGGCTACAATCTAAGTCGATATTCAACAATGACATGCGCAAAACCGATGTAGAATCAAGACACACATACCTTAAGTGGTAGATGTAACCCCAAGGGCTTGAGAAGCTCAGGTGCCCAGGGACCCGCACAGATGACCACGCTGCGAGTCTTGTACGATCGTTTTGTAGTCCTCACGGTAACAATCTCTCCCGGGAACAACCCTGTCATCTTTTCTCCAGATCGGATCTCTCCGCCATTTTTCACAAACATTTCCTGTTAGTTAGGAAAATGCAGAAAATGCAGACAATCCAAGCGTATGTATAAAATCTAAGTGTCCAATGCTATATCTCCCCCTTCCAACACCCTTTTGATtctataattatttattcattggattggtgttttaaaccgtacctataatcaagaatatttcacttatacaaccgtGGCCAACATGATGGCGGGAAGAAACAGGACAGGCCTCGAGAGAAACCAGCGACcattagcaggttgctggcagaccttctcaaaACCTGCCTTGTCTTGAACTCAAAGCGGTgtcattgttgagaggctcctgagtcctCAACTTTCACGTTCTAGAAAAAAGGTATATCATGCATTGAGAAGAAGTACATACTGGTGcatgaaaaatattaaacatatattCACAATTATTATACAGGTCCACATTATCAAATGTTTGACTTCGCAGAAATACTATATGATTTACATCAATATAAATCcagtgcatgtaatatatacaaCGCTCAAAGCACGTATAGGTATCCAGCTTCGGATACTGACTTccctcattcgcctagaacacacCTCCCGTCTTTCCaagatcattgaaaactgttgactattCATCTCTTCGCAATAATCCGTCATAATTTCATGCttcatatactttttttttactccttTGATAATTTGTGTTGAATGATGATTTGGAAATTCGTTGTGGGATTACTGACCTGCATGTAcagtccattttggttgacggccagtatacgaatgtctactTTGATGCCCAGGTTCTGAACATATTACTCATATTAATATAGTGACAATAAGGATTACACATGCAGAAGACCATATCATCTTATCGCGTTAGTGTATCCTGCTTTACCTGTAAAGCTGTTAGAGACTTGTCAGCGTAAAGAATACCCGCCACACCGTCGTACACCGCCCCATATTCGGTTGGGTACCTCAACATTGGGTAAGCCATCCGGAACTCTTCCGGGGATAGTCTCTGACAATGTTCCCCGGAACTCCGAATGGCTTGCTCCAAACGTGATAAATACGGACTGCCATCTTCTCCAATCATGATAAGGCCTGTCTTCCTGTTGGGAAAAAGTCATTTTCGTTGGCAAGAAGAAGTTCAAAGCACAATTATTGtttaatatgaaagactacagcataggtGGTAAAATCACAACCGTGGCTACAGAGTGATAGTTGACGAATGATCACACGCAACCAGTGAAACCCGGCCATCTGTCAGTTTACCgaaatcagggttttattccaactgttcatgtatatgctttatTGGTAGGAACGTTTGTGCCCCTTAGTACCATATAACTCAAGCAGAACTGGGTAAAAAAGAATGCAGGGATGTTCATTAtaatttattaggcgtcactggtcaGGAATTACCCCAAATGCAATgctgttatcacatttaatatacaagcACATGCAGTAAGCACAAAGGCGGTCATATGTTCAAGGTCACTGTTCATCGCCAAGCCGAGGCGTACTGTTCTGTTGTAAAGATGAATTTTAGTGTTTGTTTTGAAGATAGGACATTTTATTCATCATCACGGTTGAACTTATCAACGcagtgtctatatatatatacactacatTATCAAGGTGGCCGTGACATGCGAGTGCATGCCGCAAAAGCTCTGCCCCAACTTGAGTATCatcccgaagacaccagacatgacactccacccagtcagaTAATACTGACACCCGACCATCTAGTCCTGATTCTTCACCCTAagctctcaatgctgagcgtcATGTGAGACatcaacaaataccatttttgacccaacccaggtttgatcccatgCAGGTCTCCCGAATTCAATGCGGACGATCTAACCCCCCAAGCGGCCCAATATATAGCGCAGAAATACAGACCCCATATAATATGACCATAAGGCCTATACTGGTGAAAGGGACATTAAACCATGGCAAACAAAAGCAGATTTGAAGGCAGCCGTAAGTTCTTGTGGTTACTTAATGTTCTGTCGTTTTATTTGTACTTACTTGTAGACGGTAGTTCCAGTTTCCTCCTCCAGATTTGCCCAGATGTCGTAGGCCTCTCTCATCATGCGGACGTAGAAATCTTGTGGGTAAGCTTTACGTGTGATTCGGCTGTGGCCATGAGAACTTCCGCGAGTGTGAGGCAGCGGAAACTTTGAATATAGACACATGTATTACAGAGTGTTAGTACCGCATAAGCTGTGCGTATACAGGGGACCTGTTATTGAAAGTCTTTCTAAAAGCCAATCAAGTCTAAATACCAATCACATCTTAATGCAAACCAAATAACAAGTTTTGATAAGTATTAGTCCTACAACATATAATCCTGTTATTTACCCTGGTGCCGGAATATTAAGCTTTGcctgtgtaaatatacaataaaGTTACGTTTTTAAATAGTTGTTTCCATATCATACTCACCAAGTATCCGTTCATAAATGTAATTTGGAGATGGTCCCTTACCTGTTCCAGCATTAAAGTAGATCGACCGGCTTTGGCGAGGTGGTAAGCTGTAGACGACCCCTCAACCCCCGCGCCGATGACAATGGCATC
Proteins encoded in this region:
- the LOC135476496 gene encoding peroxisomal sarcosine oxidase-like, whose protein sequence is MAATDTYDAIVIGAGVEGSSTAYHLAKAGRSTLMLEQFPLPHTRGSSHGHSRITRKAYPQDFYVRMMREAYDIWANLEEETGTTVYKKTGLIMIGEDGSPYLSRLEQAIRSSGEHCQRLSPEEFRMAYPMLRYPTEYGAVYDGVAGILYADKSLTALQEMFVKNGGEIRSGEKMTGLFPGEIVTVRTTKRSYKTRSVVICAGPWAPELLKPLGLHLPLKPVRITVGYWRERKPGVLSADNGFPCTIELNAIHGADVYSLPAMEYPGHVKIVLHTGPAINPDFRDGVDDSWVLNSMVKYVKEHFPGVEGERPGIRETCIYTVTPDENFILDTHPHWKNIVIGAGFSGHGFKLAPVVGKVLSELAQGKSPSYDLTPFRIQRFFTKSSL